TTGGGACAGGAAAAAACAATGGAAAGGTCCGTTGCCAAAACCTAGGTGCTCACCGCAGAGAACCATGGGGGATTTCCTGGAACCGATCTTGGAAGAAGTTCGTTCTTCATTACCTCCTGCAGATACCCAGCAAAGTAGGCGCAGTTCAGATCCTGAATTCCAGCCGGTTCAAAATTCAAAAGCATCAGTGGTTGGGCCTTCAACTGGACCCGGATTTGAGTCAGGCTCCTACTCGAGCTGGGCCCGACGTAACCCTGGCCTAGCTTCCCTATGCAGGCGGCTAACACACAGACCATGCCTTGTGCAAGATTCGTACGTGCAAGTGCTCATGGCAGGGCGATCTGCGGCGGCTGGTGGAGCGGGTGGAGGCGGAGATCAGCGCCCTGGTCGGAATTATAGTGGCCAATTTCGAGCGGCGCGCGGCCAAGGTCGGTCTCCCAGACCTTACGGCGGGGGTAGAGGCTGTGACTACagagaagcaataatagatTTTGCTTATGATTTTTTCTCTTATGATAAGtgaacttttatttttattttagtgGTGAACTATTAAGATGAATTTGTTGATAGAATTTGGCTGTGTGTGGTCGTAGAGGCTGGAGACAATTccatttaaaaaaaagatattttcaGCTGCTGTGTTTCCCTTTCCTACGCTTGCACAGTTACTGGTGGGTGCAAGGCAATCGGATAGCTctgtcgtcgccgccgggaCCAGATCCAGCTGAGGCTGAGCGAAACTTCTTCCAAGGCATCCGGTCATACTCTACCATGGGATCCAAGGATTCAAAGTTTCATTGTCGATGTGGataagaagcagcagcaagatATTTGCACCCTGCCCTTTTTTGTACTTGCAAAAACGACAGAACGTCAACTGGTGCTGACTGTGCACCATGAGTCCATGAAGCTACTGTGTGGTTTTCTGTCCATTGATACAGCTGGGCTGAACAGTTACGTGTACCCTGGATCACAGGATGATTTGATAGCATAATAATGCatttcactactagagaaatgTTTCATCATATTGCTTCAATTTGTTAGACGATTATTGATTTAATGATTTGTATTGAACATCTTAAGCTTCTGTTTAGGGGGCATTCCGATTAAAGTAATCAATGCCATAAACGAAGTGTACGATCTGTACCGATATCTGGCGTAGTACCACCAACTGATATTGCATATTTGGAAATGTCACAAGGTTACAGGATCAGCATGCTCCTTTATTTGCATGTTGGGGAGGGTCActaagtagagaattggctttcgatgcgcccccttttatcccggtttaaagttagcccgggacaaaaggttcaccaaccgggacaaaagctcggTTACTGGTGGGggactcaccaaccgggaccttttatcccggttgcaaaggctagtgtgaaaaaaagatcctgagaggcattttatcctggtttgaaacaccaatcgggataaaagacccccccttttatcccggttggtaacaccaaccgggataaaaggggggcaccaaccgggataaaaggggggtcttttatcccggttggtgtttcaaaccgggataaaagggtccccaacgaggtcactggaacaggactaaatccctcgaacccttttatcccggtttgtaataccaatcgggataaaaggggggtcttttatcccggttggtgtttccaaccggaataaaagggtccccacgagttaatacaaaaggatagcatcccttacatagtcagatgtggtgtgtaggtgggatggcaaagaagctacgcgcgaggttggaggttgtgggtgtggggggcctcctgggagctcgggattttttttttgcagcgccggccgtggtgACCCATTTTATcacggttggtaataccaaccgggataaaaggggggtcttttgtcccggttgagtgacccgggataaaagatccccttttgtcccggttggtttatcccggatggattttcgggagatttgcaccctaccaaccgggactaaagcccaattctctactagtgggttATGATCGAGTCGTTGATGTGGGCCAGATCATAGGGATCTAAATCTCAACGTATACTCATCGTGGTCAAGACCCATCGCATTCTACACAGCAATACATGAACAGATCACTTTCATTCTCTTTCTTCAAAAGATCACACTCATTTTCTCCCCAACTACTCTGCATGAGTATTATATTCAACTTCCGGTTGAGTTTATCATACAGAGTGGAAGAAAATATCTCAAGACATTATGTGGTCATAGAGACACTTACGATCTACTACTCTGGTCAAGTTGTAAGTTGGACAGCAGTAGAAGCTAAACTAGTTTTTCTTCCATAATAGAAATAAAAATCAATGCAATGAAAAAGGCAGAAGTCAGTCTTGAATGTCTATGGTTTGTAGAAACAATAATGCATATACCAATGTAATATGATCAATGTGCTAAGGCACGGTCgcgaaaaaaaaatatcaatgtGGATGGGTGACAGGGCGATGGCTGGCCACCATCCAGAAATCCCTTTGCAAGTTGTCGGCGTGAAATATGGCCAGGTTGGTGTATTGCAAGGCATGTGTATATCTATGCAACAATACAAGGGGGGGAAGGGGATCATTTTCGTCCATTCAACTCCGGCTTGAGTCGTTGATGACAACGAGTGCAAGAAATATCTCACGCAATCATGTGGAAGTAAATTCATCGAGGGTTAGAAATCCATACACGCTCTCtttagggtgtttggataccccatgttaaagtttagcacatgtcacatcggatgtttggaagctaattagaagtattaaacataggctaattacaaaactaattgcacagatggagtctaattcgcgaaacgaatctattaagcctaattagtccatgatttgacaatgtagtgctacagtaaccatttgctaatgatggattaattaggcttaatagattcgtctcgcgaaatagcataggggttctgcaattagttttataattagctcatgtttagtcctcctaattagcatccgaacatccaatgtgacactgctaaagtttagcacctagtatccaaacaccctcttaattTAGTCACACTCGGACTGAGCCTACCTAAGGACGGCACATAGGCTAGCCCTACTAGGTAGCTACCCGATTGCACTTGACGCCACCGATGCCACGAAAGCATCTAGAGGTGGACGCTAGAAGGACAATAGTGTGGCTCATTTCCTTCTTTCTCATCCACTATCTTTTTAAAACCATTTTGAACTTCTTAAAACATTGCAAATCAATATGATAAATATTGTGATCTTCTTGAACTGGGATGGTCTTCAAATAAATATTTTGCCTCCAGCAGGACACTACATGGGGGTTCTTACCGTAGATTACTTTACTTTTATTAAGATAGAAGCATACTATGTTCCAAGATGCTGAACAAATCATCATCCTGAACAAGGGCAGCTAAACCCTCCATATTATTGGATCAAAATATTAAGTTCATTTAGCAgtctttgtaaaaaaaaaaaggttcattTAGCAGTAAGGGGAAAAGAACGCGGATACACACAAAACAAGTACCAATTGAAACTTCAAAGCACATGCCATTTGCCCAAGAAAATTTTCAGTAAATTATCGACCGAGATTACATATATGAATATAATAGAAACAGAAATATAGGGAGTACAAATTCTGAGATTGACGTGAGAAGATGTAGCTAGAGAAATTCGACGGAAATGACAGTCTGACGGCACGCTTTATATCTTGTCTGCTTAGCAAGTAGCATTTGGGAAGATCTATCAAATTTGGCTgagactctttttttttatgaaaaagaaattggcgAGACTCCGGCAGCGAGTGCTCAGGCTTTCTGCAGTCTTGCTTAATTTTACACCAAAGACATATTATTAAATACCATTGGAGATGTGCGTGTTACATGTATAAAAATATCTAGAAATTAAATCAGAAGCTTTATGCTGCCGCACAACTTGAACATCTCAACAGAAGCGTTAGCCATACGTGCACAAAGTACCTGCAAATGACACATTTTACGATCCAAACCATAGTCTCTGATTTGTGCGCGAGAAAGAAAGAACTATTCCGGCTGGCAAAAAGCTGTATGGATGTAACATTAGCAGTAGTCGTCATCCAGCACTCTAGCTTATTGTACCAGCTAGTAGACTGATCTCAACCTGGCCGGCAACACCTAACAAGTTGGAAACTGCATCAGACTCCACACATAAGCACGAAAGCGACTTCATATTTTAGCTTGCAATTCTTTTGGCCTCGAGATAAAGCACAACGTCTTGTCAAAAggaaaaagtaaaaaagaaagcACAAGGGAGGTCCCGGACAGTGACGTGGAGTGTGAAGTGTGCCCGGCGATGCCGACGTGGACGAATGGCAGGTGGACAGGCCGGACGTCTGGAATGATGTGCAGCCGGGAAAAAAGAATGCTTGGCGCCAAACACAAAGGAGTCGCCGGTAAGCAACGAAGGGCGTTTACGGAATTGGGGAGACAAGTGGACAAGCCAGGTACAAGACGTCCAATAATCCAGGTACAAGACGTCCAATAATCCTGTTTACTACTACTAGCACCGGTGCGTCTAATCGGCTAATCAGATGCCATCTGGATGGACGGTTTTCCGAGTTGGCATACGAGTTCGAAACGTGCCAGTTTGAAATACTACTCCGGTGGTAGATGACATGTACTAGCGCTGTACGTggaattagaatttttttttttaggaatgtgtgctcgttttctttttcttcgtgatatatatatatatatagctatctattcctttttcttttactGAACCATAAATAATTGATCTTGAATAAAATAGTACTCATTAAAGGATGATATAGCAAAAGAAGCAATGGATAATACAAAATAAACATAGGATAGGATAGAGCAAGAAAGGTAAATCGATGAAAAAATTTAAATAAATAGTTGCAGTATGCAACCGCATTCACGCGTCAAATACGAAATTCCTGAAAAGAAGGTTTTGCAAATTTGAGCCAATCAAATTAAAGCAAAGCAAAACTTGCCGTCCAAATCAATTTAGTCACCTCACCACACAAGATAAGAAACTGAGCCGCGCCCACACCACACTCTGATGAACACTGCACACCAGCAATCTCACTGGTAGTCCAGGCTCACAGCCACATTTTCCTTGGCTGAGATGGCGACCCCCAGGGCCACAAACCAAGCTGGACCAGTTTGCCCACGCCTCAATTCCTCTTCCTCTATAAGAACAGGAACAGCCGGGGCGAGGCGCCACAGAGCTCCAGAGCCCCCGCCGTGCGTGCCCCACCGCCCTGGAAATCGAAATATCTCCCTGCACTTTTCCGTGCGCTTTTCCTTCTGGCCAACAGGAAAACCTGAGCCTTTTACCTCCCCCGCTTTCCCCTCCCCCTCGCCCGTCGTCGCCTCCCTGCCAAGAACAGAGCGAGGAAGCTCCTCGGAATCCATCCGTCCGTCCAGCCATGGCAACAAAGCTGATGCAGAAGTTTGTGGACTCgtgcgacgacggcggcgacgccggccaGCAGGACGCCGGCTGCGTGCGCGCCGTGCTGGCCGAGCTCGTCCTCACCTTTctcttcgtcttcaccgtcgtctccgccgccatggccgccggtaATAACCTCATGCATCCCCTGCTGCCTGTGCCTGGCCGACGGCCGTCTCCTGTCCGCTCAATTTCCCTCTCTCCTTTTCTCCccatgaaaagaaagaaagaaagaaagaattttTTCCTCCTAACTTTTGGTATGGTTGGAGCAGGATCTGGTGTGAAGGCAGGCGAGGCCATGCCGATGGCtgcgctggcggcggtggcgatcaCGAACGCGCTCGCGGCGGGGGTGCTGGTGACGGCGGGGTTCCACGTCTCCGGCGGACACCTGAACCCGGCGGTGACGGTGGCGATGATGGTGCGGGGCCACCTCTCCAAGCTCCGGACCGTGCTGTACGTCGCCGCGCAGCTGCTGGCATCCTCCCTCGCCTGCATCCTCCTCCGCTACCTCACCGGCGGCATGGTACGCGTCCCATCCAATCCATCCATGGATCTACTACCTATTTTTACTCTGCTTTACAT
This sequence is a window from Setaria italica strain Yugu1 chromosome III, Setaria_italica_v2.0, whole genome shotgun sequence. Protein-coding genes within it:
- the LOC101760251 gene encoding aquaporin TIP4-2 isoform X2, with translation MATKLMQKFVDSCDDGGDAGQQDAGCVRAVLAELVLTFLFVFTVVSAAMAAGSGVKAGEAMPMAALAAVAITNALAAGVLVTAGFHVSGGHLNPAVTVAMMVRGHLSKLRTVLYVAAQLLASSLACILLRYLTGGMVQRGFVALVAALSASVHVYAVAAPQRVTSYINAYHRPRRRTYMDLAVVEEKAEEGGWRGGVHSEDRREGLLDDAFQLRAGLVS
- the LOC101760251 gene encoding aquaporin TIP4-2 isoform X1; the encoded protein is MATKLMQKFVDSCDDGGDAGQQDAGCVRAVLAELVLTFLFVFTVVSAAMAAGSGVKAGEAMPMAALAAVAITNALAAGVLVTAGFHVSGGHLNPAVTVAMMVRGHLSKLRTVLYVAAQLLASSLACILLRYLTGGMVTPVHALGAGIRPMQGLVMEVILTFSLLFVTYAMILDPRSQVRTIGPLLTGLIVGANSLAGGNFTGASMNPARSFGPALATGDWTHHWVYWLGPLLGGSLAAVVYESLFVVNKTHEPLLNGDC